From the genome of Thunnus thynnus chromosome 1, fThuThy2.1, whole genome shotgun sequence, one region includes:
- the LOC137189303 gene encoding SKI family transcriptional corepressor 1 homolog-B-like, whose translation MESMPGQLRDAGRDASSSPSLKQDAQSFTSPSSLKPNQVSETSLYGVPIVCLVIDGKERLCLAQISNTLLKSYSYNEIHNRRVALGITCVQCTPVQLELLRRAGAMPISSRRCGMITKREAERLCKSFLGAHSPPKLPENFAFDVSHDCAWGSRGSFIPARYNSSRAKCIKCTFCNMYFSPNKFIFHSHRTPESKYLQPDAANFNSWRRHLKLTEKKPSEDINHAWEDVKAMFNGGSRKRTLPMSGSGMSSSMKSQASSSLVQTSSPEIPHKTLRRDEDQGNNNLSLASSARSYPVIPVPSKSFGMLQKIPPPLFPHHPYGFPGYGLCQKKNDGVPDANKTNVPGVFWPGAKDTLYPAFPVFWPTAGGLPLPPYPGSPPKPPELPGVRQGELDLSDQSDRGANTPKDNNHHQHHQQDGGERCPSSQSSTNRNDEDKSGDETPQRKISYISAFRPVVKDAETIAKLYGNRDSYGVRPGYLSPDFVSESSSYRSVSPDRDSVVDDDDPDVDVESNRGQEDEELIRISPGGDQHDSPVPDRVSSGAEESQEQPASSPGAASASAEDSVHTGSSDEDRQMRNGSPLHEVYAHEKDGHVLLNEPSSFGSKQSSSPRRSNGLHHVSEQQIQRNYQEQKDRQADGALRIDISVHERDLENMAKEELQKQLVEQVELRKKLEREFQHLKDNFQDQMKRELSYREEMVQQLQIVREAHDALHHFSCKMLTPRQCTGACTFKPPLLPP comes from the exons ATGGAGTCGATGCCCGGACAGCTTCGAGACGCGGGACGAGACGCCAGCTCTTCCCCCAGTTTAAAGCAGGACGCACAGAGCTTCACCAGCCCCAGCTCCCTCAAACCAAACCAAGTGAGTGAGACCTCCTTGTACGGGGTGCCCATCGTTTGTCTGGTCATAGACGGTAAGGAGAGACTCTGCCTGGCGCAGATTTCCAACACCCTGCTGAAAAGCTACAGCTACAACGAGATACACAACCGCCGGGTCGCTTTGGGCATCACCTGTGTGCAGTGTACCCCTGTCCAGCTGGAACTCCTGCGGCGCGCCGGTGCCATGCCAATCTCCTCCAGGCGCTGCGGCATGATCACCAAACGGGAGGCCGAGCGGCTCTGCAAGTCCTTTCTGGGAGCGCATAGCCCCCCAAAGCTACCAGAAAATTTCGCATTTGACGTATCTCATGATTGCGCCTGGGGCAGCAGGGGCAGCTTCATACCCGCCAGATACAACAGCTCCAGAGCAAAGTGCATCAAATGCACCTTTTGCAACATGTATTTCTCCccaaataaattcattttccACTCTCATCGCACCCCAGAGTCCAAGTATTTGCAGCCGGACGCGGCCAACTTCAATTCGTGGAGGCGCCACCTGAAACTGACGGAAAAAAAACCATCTGAGGACATAAACCACGCGTGGGAGGATGTTAAGGCCATGTTCAACGGTGGGAGTAGAAAGAGGACACTTCCTATGAGTGGGTCGGGAATGTCCTCGTCTATGAAATCGCAGGCCTCCTCCAGCCTTGTCCAAACCAGTTCCCCTGAGATCCCCCACAAAACTTTACGGCGCGACGAGGATCAGGGGAATAATAACCTGAGTTTGGCGAGCAGCGCACGGAGCTACCCGGTCATCCCGGTGCCCAGCAAGAGCTTTGGCATGCTTCAGAAAATCCCTCCGCCCCTGTTCCCCCACCACCCCTATGGCTTCCCCGGCTATGGGCTGTGTCAGAAAAAGAATGACGGTGTGCCTGATGCGAACAAAACCAACGTCCCTGGTGTGTTTTGGCCTGGTGCAAAAGACACCCTCTACCCTGCTTTCCCCGTGTTTTGGCCTACAGCTGGCGGCCTCCCCTTGCCGCCCTATCCGGGCTCTCCGCCCAAACCCCCAGAGCTGCCAGGCGTCCGGCAGGGCGAGCTCGACTTATCGGACCAAAGCGATCGGGGCGCAAACACACCCAAAGACAACAACCATCACCAACACCACCAGCAGGACGGAGGAGAGCGCTGCCCCAGCTCCCAGTCCTCCACCAACAGGAACGACGAGGACAAGTCCGGCGACGAGACCCCCCAGAGGAAAATCAGCTACATCTCGGCCTTCAGACCCGTCGTCAAAGACGCAGAGACCATCGCCAAACTCTACGGCAACCGGGACAGCTACGGAGTGCGCCCCGGCTACCTGTCCCCGGATTTTGTCAGCGAGAGCTCCAGTTACAGATCGGTATCACCAGACAGAGACAGTGTGGTGGACGACGACGATCCGGACGTGGACGTGGAGTCCAACCGGGGACAGGAGGACGAGGAGCTGATCCGGATCTCTCCAGGAGGGGACCAGCATGACTCCCCCGTGCCGGACCGGGTCTCCTCTGGTGCTGAGGAGAGCCAGGAGCAGCCAGCCTCTAGCCCCGGAGCAGCATCAGCATCAGCGGAGGACTCCGTGCACACTGGGTCATCAGATGAGGACAGACAGATGCGTAATGGCTCTCCTCTTCATGAA GTGTACGCTCATGAAAAGGACGGCCACGTGCTCCTCAACGAGCCCTCGTCGTTTGGGTCGAAACAATCGAGCAGCCCCCGCAGATCAAACG gTTTGCATCACGTGTCTGAACAACAGATCCAACGCAACTATCAGGAGCAAAAGGACAGACAAg CCGATGGAGCTTTACGCATCGACATCAGCGTGCATGAAAGAGATCTGGAGAACATGGCTAAAG AGGAGTTGCAGAAGCAGCTTGTGGAGCAAGTGGAGCTGAGGAAAAAGTTGGAGAGAGAATTTCAGCATTTAAAAg ATAATTTTCAGGATCAAATGAAGCGTGAGCTGTCCTACAGAGAGGAAATGGTCCAGCAGCTGCAGATTGTTAGAG AAGCTCATGACGCCCTTCATCATTTCTCCTGCAAGATGTTGACCCCTCGCCAGTGTACCGGAGCCTGCACCTTCAAGCCCCCGCTGCTGCCTCCCTAG